TCTATCGTGGATGTTGGCAAATTATGCGATTGACCCGGATAATATGGACACATTAAATCGCTTTAGACCGTTTGGCATCAAAGCCATACAACTCGATGTGTTTCATTACCTTCGGGATTTAATGAGCTGCGAAATGTTTCAAGAAGAGACCCACTACGCTGAAGTTGCGCGGAGCAGCGTTTACAATCTTCTCGCTTTGTTATGCGAATTCATCGACGAGGATCGATTGAGCACTCTGAATGGTATTTTCGATGCTATGGCTGCTACAGTCAAGTTTGCAGAGTGCGCAGACAGATTTTGGAGCGAACGAAACGACGGTTTATGGCCGATTTATAAAGTTGCCATACAATTATATCCGTACAAGTTTGAACCGTTAACCAGTATAGCTATTGCTTTGGCATCCACAAACGTTACAAGCGCTAAAAAGGTAATATACGagattaatttatgtttattcaatttctttcatCAAATATAGAATGTTTATcacgtaaataattaattttttttatttagatcgCTCAGGAATTAGATGATCTACCATCACTGACTATAGAAGTTCCTCGCAAAAGAGATGACAACAAGCCGTACAAACCTTACGAAGCGGATTGCATAATTCAAAAGAACTCGTTCGCTATATCCTGCTACTGTGTGCACGAGAATATCACCGTGCTACCCAACGAAAAGGAATTAGTGTTGTTTCATACAAGAGCGAGCTACTGGAACGCCTTGCATCACAAAATAGAGCTGTTATTTTCTCAAGCAAGCGGCGGAATCGCAAACATCAGCACAGTGAAGACTGATTTGCCAGCAAACGTTTGTCAGGGCTTAAAATTGTTGGAAGCATTAGTGGCTAAAGACATTGAGATACCGTTGAACATGGTCACTCCGACAGAATTAAGTTTCGAAATCATCAATCGATTCTCGTATCCCGTGCTACCGACGAATTTATACAGAATCGTCGCCGTATGCATTAGTATTTCGTCGAAACTCGTTTTGAGATACCCCGAAGATATTCTTTCGCGAATGCGATCTGGCATTTACCCGAGATTTAATAACTGGTATCAAAAACCCTTGGACTTCGCGGAAGCAATCTCCTTCGACGGTGGTCTCGTCGCATCATGGCTGTCAGGAATAGAAACGATCGAGCACACTTATCCCATTTTGCGCGCGTTTCTGGACACATTGTACAATTATCTAATCACTAAGCACAGTAAAGAAGCTATGTATACCATCGAAATACCGGGTATGGTATTTCTCTTGCAAGCTGTGTTGCCTAAATTGGACTCCTGGTACTTCGAATCGAACGCAGAACGGATCGATTTATGGCTGAAGAGTATGTTCTGCATACATCGCGCTCTGGACTCGACGTTGCCCAAGAACGACATCCGCAACGAATTGCAACTCGTTGTTGTGTACAGTCTACTCTATTTAGAACCACGTCACGCGCTGCTGAAATTACTCCGGACGGGCGAGCGCACATTGCACAGTAAAATGATCACGGAGACGGATTGGATCAGTGGAAAAGGATTCAAGAATATCAAGACCGTAGAACTGGCGCTGTCGATAGTCAATCGACTTTTGATGTTTCGGAAATCTCTGGGTCTTGAACTTGGCGACAGATCGCCCCTCGAGATCGCATTGTATTCCTCTCCGAGGGTGCCCAACGGACTTTTGATAGTACCAACCATCGTTAACTATCTGTACGTTTGGTTCAGTCCTTCGTTACAGAAAATGGCAGTTAGATTACTGAAGAAATTCGCGGAGGAGTTCTCCATGTCTCTGCTCGTCTGCATGGGAATGGATGGCACCTCTATACGAGAAACCTTCGCATTCCGATTGACGCTGCCGACATGTGCGATAGAAGTTAAAGTCGCTATTTTGGAACTGGTTGCTGTATGCTTGGAGAAACAGCCCGGCTTAACGGAAGCTCTCTTCAACATCATGCACCAAGCGGAACGCAAGAGAATTTTCCCACGTTCGGCCGATGAATTCCTTAGAGAAGGCTGCAGTCAATTCTTGAATCTATACTTGGAACGAATGTACAAAGAAGATGATATCGTGTGCGATAAACTGTACGACAGCACGATGACGGTAATACGCGCCATGTGGTATTACAGAAACGAGATCCTCGTCAATTTCTTTCGCAAGCGAGAGAAGTTCTGGAGTCACCTGTTCGCACCGCTTTTCAAAACTTTGGTCCGAGATGCGAAGGGTTATTCTCAACTGTTGGATGTAATCACACTGGAATTGTACAAGAGTCCATTACTGGAGAATAATTTCTCGAAGAATCTGAAAGAGCTTTTGGACAAGTCGAAAGATCACTGGAAGAAATTAGCCGAGTACATTCTCGGCGATTCTGCAAACGTTGAGAATGAGAACGACGAGGAAAAACGTATGAAGCAGAACAGACTCATGGATCCATTGtacgaaattaatttagaatctTGGTACCATTTCATCGTTATGCTCACCGACGATCGAACGGCTAAAAATTATCCGATTAACGTAACGCAAGCGCATCTCTTAACCGAATTAGCCTTAAAGTCTTTGTTAGAGCGAGTGAAGGCGCCCAACGACTCTAGCAGTGGCAAGATTCCGATGCTGCTCGCTTCGTTGTCTCTGAGATGCATCACTTCGTGGAAGCAGATGTGCGTCGGCGACTCGAGGAAATTCAAGACCAGACTGTCGCAGCTCACGCAAGAAATAGCGCAAACTTATCGCGGCTTCGGAAAGTCTCTGCGGCAGACGCTGATCTCGTTACTGCTTGGATGCGTGCAATTGGTGAAAAGCACCCTGGCCGAAGACTCGGCGAGCCTTGAATACCTCCTGGCGCACTCTTGCACAATCGCCATCTGCGAATTGGAGGAAATGAAGGAAGCCGCTCTTCAACTGGAACGTCAAAAGCGGCAGCTCTCCGTCGATCTGAAGACTGACGAGAAAGCCGCGCAGGAGAAGACCGCTTGCCACAGTGCGGAAACGCTGCGTGGTATACGAGAAAGTCTACCGGCGACGTTAGCGATCTGCATGGTTACGCAGCTGTTACGATCGTACGTCGAGCGGAATGCGAACTTGAAGCATCGCCTGAAAGCCAGCTGCGTGCAGCTTCGCCAGATGATACCCGAGTTGATGGCATGCGTCGGTTACACGTTGCAGAAGTATCCGTACGTCAAGTTCAGCACCGCCGCTCTGAGCCTGCTGGGTGTTATATCGCGCTCGCCGTACTGTCCGCATCCTATCAACAGCAACGACATCACGAAGCTCTGGCTGAGCTTGATTCCACCAGCGGACATCGGCAACAGCATGCTCGATTCGCTGTACGATGATTCGCCGAACGGTCGATGGCGTTGCCAGGACTGGTGGCCGTTGTACACGCTGGGCTTGGAGTTCCTGATAGGTCTCGTCACCAGCGAGATGCACATGGTGTACGTTAACCACGTGATCGTTTTCCTGAATTCTCACGAGCATCAATTGATGGTCGTGTCCACGCTACTGAGACACACCGCCGATCTGCTGGCCGCCGATCTGATACAATCCCTGGTCGCTCTCATCCACGCCATTGCCACGCAAACTTACG
This genomic window from Linepithema humile isolate Giens D197 chromosome 5, Lhum_UNIL_v1.0, whole genome shotgun sequence contains:
- the Nup188 gene encoding nucleoporin Nup188, with amino-acid sequence MEVAPMGNLPCSKDLWSIISGTTCCCAKETVEDEIKNGTVLLKEGLQFFKPFTDASLQSISKRNPPPLQQMFDLISKLAPLLNLDATITWDLVCNFVSYEYRNCAETFASQLSDHTSIKALIDDIWNFYYSERVTLIKCLKLMIEYKDNKRHPHHKEFLKFFDEVLMGNLLESVRKQIEALKFVNPPTRSQFCTEEHLHRLYNSTLIEMRELLHILTVIVHDIHITDHEFSKFYGSIGGEPRRLASTKSHEDKEAITKKIEEIQYSQIALILVALDVNKHIAMKDWISVVKSSMQDIFEHKCVRENSPQDGPLLLSWMLANYAIDPDNMDTLNRFRPFGIKAIQLDVFHYLRDLMSCEMFQEETHYAEVARSSVYNLLALLCEFIDEDRLSTLNGIFDAMAATVKFAECADRFWSERNDGLWPIYKVAIQLYPYKFEPLTSIAIALASTNVTSAKKIAQELDDLPSLTIEVPRKRDDNKPYKPYEADCIIQKNSFAISCYCVHENITVLPNEKELVLFHTRASYWNALHHKIELLFSQASGGIANISTVKTDLPANVCQGLKLLEALVAKDIEIPLNMVTPTELSFEIINRFSYPVLPTNLYRIVAVCISISSKLVLRYPEDILSRMRSGIYPRFNNWYQKPLDFAEAISFDGGLVASWLSGIETIEHTYPILRAFLDTLYNYLITKHSKEAMYTIEIPGMVFLLQAVLPKLDSWYFESNAERIDLWLKSMFCIHRALDSTLPKNDIRNELQLVVVYSLLYLEPRHALLKLLRTGERTLHSKMITETDWISGKGFKNIKTVELALSIVNRLLMFRKSLGLELGDRSPLEIALYSSPRVPNGLLIVPTIVNYLYVWFSPSLQKMAVRLLKKFAEEFSMSLLVCMGMDGTSIRETFAFRLTLPTCAIEVKVAILELVAVCLEKQPGLTEALFNIMHQAERKRIFPRSADEFLREGCSQFLNLYLERMYKEDDIVCDKLYDSTMTVIRAMWYYRNEILVNFFRKREKFWSHLFAPLFKTLVRDAKGYSQLLDVITLELYKSPLLENNFSKNLKELLDKSKDHWKKLAEYILGDSANVENENDEEKRMKQNRLMDPLYEINLESWYHFIVMLTDDRTAKNYPINVTQAHLLTELALKSLLERVKAPNDSSSGKIPMLLASLSLRCITSWKQMCVGDSRKFKTRLSQLTQEIAQTYRGFGKSLRQTLISLLLGCVQLVKSTLAEDSASLEYLLAHSCTIAICELEEMKEAALQLERQKRQLSVDLKTDEKAAQEKTACHSAETLRGIRESLPATLAICMVTQLLRSYVERNANLKHRLKASCVQLRQMIPELMACVGYTLQKYPYVKFSTAALSLLGVISRSPYCPHPINSNDITKLWLSLIPPADIGNSMLDSLYDDSPNGRWRCQDWWPLYTLGLEFLIGLVTSEMHMVYVNHVIVFLNSHEHQLMVVSTLLRHTADLLAADLIQSLVALIHAIATQTYVWNAIQPSVRETLIKCMYLAYDSTVNLLLRPRILKFIIDGISVESAEELESCDNRLPSGELKLLVNKLMVINTTCALSFVHFSPRLNTLVDTIYTQDYWYTPMAEMNFGPPQMSMSSGPRLTYGTIISSTQLFTQALHSRSQPTTSLSVASTPQPGRDDKTDSAKKEWERAAPENLRRMHTSKDLRRIIHAASGSTSRTSPNIGGEFLGYVSGLDVTVPLLSSPRLVRRPYDPLICENTILSRATALATGRHVTKSSGGGAAGTGNGSPIIARNHRFSDPWFESMDENNTRLALEINLILILSQALEGVKSPRLASRDRQLIARETATELGIFFDFLEHRGTPDIWQVKGSLIDADTRSSRTIQDTSDPMQANLPARLRKNSTIDRAPVCSPDHEDSSSEIVNQTETREKRLDDSILTTGVFKTNVSSVQFLPLMGKLLKTVVESLDSAQFR